Proteins encoded in a region of the Triticum dicoccoides isolate Atlit2015 ecotype Zavitan chromosome 3A, WEW_v2.0, whole genome shotgun sequence genome:
- the LOC119268842 gene encoding trihelix transcription factor ASIL1-like, translating into MDGKLPPPNPNLPYREDCWSEGETAALVDAWGSRYIDLNRGSLRQPQWREVADAVNTRPGASARRRPPRTDIQCKNRVDTLKKKYKAERARGGPSPWPFYRQLDVLVGPTLSAAAAKKPSPPRALPMLRRRMSPSRSPSPPSPAPPMALPLPNYRRGSNLPAADLFHKAAAAAAAADSDSDDGYNNNNYDDDEGSQQSASRSVSSHSGGNGPPVLGSGGGGGGGNKRKRGGAGGFGELAMAMETFAEMYERMEAAKQRHAEEMEKQRIKFLKDLELKRMQAFVDMQLQLSRVKQAKNGTSEMLMSLAALPFLSNPAYL; encoded by the coding sequence ATGGACGGGAAGCTGCCGCCGCCCAACCCCAACCTCCCGTACCGGGAGGACTGCTGGAGCGAGGGCGAGACGGCCGCCCTCGTCGACGCCTGGGGGTCGCGGTACATCGACCTCAACCGCGGCAGCCTCCGCCAGCCGCAGTGGCGCGAGGTCGCCGACGCCGTCAACACCCGCCCGGGGGCCTCCGCGCGCCGCCGGCCCCCGCGCACCGACATCCAGTGCAAGAACCGGGTCGATACCCTCAAGAAGAAGTACAAGGCCGAGCGGGCGCGGGGCGGgccctccccctggcccttctaccGCCAGCTCGACGTCCTCGTCGGCCCGACCCTCTcggccgccgccgccaagaagccctccccgccccgcgcgcttcccatGCTGCGGAGGCGCATGTCGCCCTCTcgctccccgtcgccgccctcgccggcgccgccgatGGCGCTCCCCCTGCCCAACTACCGCCGCGGGTCCAACCTCCCGGCCGCTGACCTCTTCCATAAGGCCGCCGCAGCTGCGGCCGCTGCGGATTCTGACTCGGACGATGGCTACAATAACAACAACTATGACGACGACGAGGGCTCGCAGCAATCGGCCTCGCGCTCAGTGTCGTCTCACTCTGGTGGTAACGGTCCTCCTGTTCTTGGCAGTggtgggggcggcggtggcggcaacaAAAGGAAGAGGGGCGGGGCTGGAGGTTTTGGGGAGCTAGCGATGGCAATGGAGACATTCGCTGAGATGTATGAGCGCATGGAGGCTGCCAAGCAGAGGCATGCAGAGGAGATGGAGAAGCAgcggatcaagttcctcaaggatcTGGAGCTCAAGCGGATGCAGGCTTTCGTGGACATGCAGcttcaactttcgagggtaaagcaaGCCAAGAACGGTACCTCGGAGATGCTCATGTCTCTTGCTGCACTGCCGTTCCTCAGCAACCCTGCTTACCTCTGA